The genomic stretch acatacctataaggcaagactggttgcaaaaggatataaacaaattcatggggttgactatgatgaaaccttttcaccagttgcaatgcttaaatctgttcggattttacttgaTATCGCTGCgtatcatgattatgaaatatggcagatggatgtcaaaattgctttccttaatgggaatcttcttgaggatgtgtacatgacacaatCTGAAGGATTTGACACACCTGAAGAAGCCCTAAAGGTATGTgagttacaaagatcaatctatggattgaagcaagcttccagaagctggaatcttcgttttgatgaaacagtaaaatgatatggattcatcaagaacgaagatgagccttgtgtctacaagaaggctagtgggagcatgatcgttttcctagtattatatgtagatgacatattactcattggaaacgatgtccctaccctacaacaagtaaagtcttggttggggaatTGTTTTTTTATGAAGGACCTAagtgaagcagcctatatattaggaatcagaatctatagagatagatcacaaaaactgcttggcctaagtcagagtacatacatagataaagtgctgagacgctttaatatgcatgattccaagaaaggattcatacctacgcaacatggcatgtgtctatcaaaaacacaatccccttcaactaaggaagaaagggatcgcatgaataagattccatatgcatctgcgataggatctatcatgtatgccatgttatgtactcgaccaaatgtctcgtatgctttaagtgcaacgagtaggtaccaatctgatcctagtgatgctcattgggtagctgtcaagaatatccttaagtatttgagaaggactaaggactcattcttgatatatggaggtcaggaagagctggctgtaattggatacaccgacgctagcttccagacagataaggatgactttagatcgcaatctggttatgtgttttgcttaaacggtggcgctgtgagctgaaaaagttcaaagcaagatacagttgttgattctacaaccgaggccgagtatattgctgcctcaagtgcagcaaaggaagttgtttggatcaaaaaattcattagtgaacttggcatgGTTCCTaacattgtggatcccattggtctctattgtgataacaatggtgctatcgcacaagctaaggaacctagatctcaccaacgatccaaacacatacttaggtgttatcacctcattcgagagataatagatagaggagatgtgaaaatatgcagagtacctacacttgacaatattgtttacccactgacaaagcctcttgcgcagcagaagcatgatggccatactagatctatgggcattaggggtattgcttgattggctctagtgctagtgggagattgttggtgtaagccctagaggccaatacttttggtacttgtatcaaattatttattaataataaaaggctttttctttattatgtttgtttaataaagtccctagaatagctagtccgtttaatgtatcaagtgtgacttaatcgtgagatcacattaaacataaggacattattcttaaagtatccatagtcgagctttatcgtgaagtgggataacattaaagcattaagactattatgtatatagactgatgatcacatctcatggatcatggataaggagttatcaagtcttaaacatgggtatgaatattaagagtaatatttatactggattgacccgctatgagaatactatatagaatgttatgcaaagtatcataagttattctcatggtaataatggtgtataccacccttcgacctgaaaccactatggaccctaaaTGTAGAGTCAAGTGTCTtgttgctgatcaaacgttgtttGTAACTgaatgaccataaagacagttgatgggtattccacgaagcatgctaagggacatgagcgacctagatggaatttgcccatcctgcgtaacaagataaatgtctatgggtccaatattgaactggacaaggatgacacggtctatgccttgtgttcaatatagacataagggcaaaaggataattatacacataagtattatcacagaaggacttgtcagatcacatgacattttcgtgccttgggtagcagtgatgtgttgctagataccactaactgtttattatgttaaatgcatgatttaatataattgccaatgccgcaaaaacctacagggtcacacacaaaagaacggattgatgagagatagagtaactaaggaacaccgtaaggtacggtgcacttaagtgaattgtagaacattgtaaggtacagtgtacttaagtagaatacgaaatatggtaaggtaccacgcgcttaagtgattttggcatattataagatatgggccacatacacttaagtgggctttttagcttgcaacccacacaagtggttctataaatagaacccttgtgcagaagcatttgtgcagttttgcaatttcgtttctctctctctctctctcactcaaagccttcattcgtagtagctagcaccgagattgaaggaatccgttcgtgtggactgagtagaggcgttgtcatcattcaaacgttcgtgatcgcttcatagatctgcatcaaaggtttaaatcgtcacaagaggtaacgattatatcactgatcatgcccattcgtaaggatcactaaaggagaaaattttaaattccgctgtgtttttggatcgctattctccttcactACATACCACATTTTTCCACTTATCACTCGTTATGGGATTCTTCATTGGCTAGGGGGTATACTAGTCATATCGACTGTGGGTCCCGCAGCCATATTCCTTTTTTATGGTCAACTACTTACATTTGTAGTCGCCTGGCTGTCTCCCTAGGCGATAAGGTTTTCTTCTAGGTTAATAAAGAGATGTGCCATATTCAGAATTTTCAGACCATGGGCTTCCTTGCACTCTAATTTCTCCCTAAAGGAGTTATCCTGCTTCAAACCGTTCTTAAAAAATCCATCATTTGAGGCTCTTGTTGGAGCTTCCCACTTCTAAGGACATTTATGTAAAACGGTCAATGTATGACCGCGAGATCCCATTCTTCCCATATCTAATCCCATTGAGGGCGATTATCATCACATGTTGAATTTTCCGATCCATGAAGCGAGCAAAGAAGTTCTGACACAAATTAGTCTGTGAATCGACACTCCTATCAGGCAGAGATTTGAACCAGAGTCTAGTCGATCGGGTTACCGTTAGTACAAAGAGCTTGCACTTTGCTACATCATTATTATGGTAGTAATTTGGGTGATCGTCGACATGTTGTAGTTGTTCGTCGAAATCTCCCTTTCTATTGTAGCCATTCAGTTTCTAAGGTTTTTCTAGGAATTTTGACTCTGTTGGTTTCCGACTAGAGGCTTATCCACTTGTTCCTCGAGGGGAGCATGACTACCCCAACCTTCTTCAGAACAAGGGGGGAGCCTGATGCCTCTAGATCCTTTAACGATTCAAAAATCTTAGGCCTGCATCTTAGTGAGTTGTGGCTGACTCAAGGATGATGGTACGACTCCTCCGAAATGTGATTTTCTGCACCATATTGCCTCTTAGATTTTCATTATGTAGGATTTCTTCCAGAAGAAGTAACCTTTCCTCCATCGCATGCGGATTTTGTTGTCAAACCATGTTGTACATGTTATTTAGTAGTTCGTTCGCGCCTTGCACGCCAAGGTTGACTTGCTACAACTAGAATCCAGGTACTGGCTCTAGTATTGGTACCATTGGTGGTGTTATAGACATAAACGATAGTTCTCCTTAATGACATTGTGAGGCATTACCTATAAATGTTGGAGGCGGAACGAGATCTTGATGCAACAGAGTGCCTGCAATGACTTGATCGCCAACATTTTAAAGAGGAGGCGGTGGATCTCTCGCAGCTTGAGCAGCAACGACGACCTCACACACGTAGCATAACGAGTGGCTTTGGAATTTGACATTGTTGGAAGATCGAGAATAAGTAATGTGAGAAACTGATAATTAGAGTTGATCTACGACCAGAGTAGATCAAGGACAAAGATTTGTGGTTTGAGTTGGGAAGATCTGAACTTCTAGGTCAAAAAAGCTATTTGGTTCAGTAAATTGGAAGATGAATGTCCAAACATGGAAGACGCAAGAATCAAATGTCGATTCCTGCATACAACACCACTCTTCCGCTAGAGAACCAGAGTTGGTCGAATATCGAAGGTTGCAGATTGCAACGATGGAGTTGAGCTTCCGGTACGTGAAAGAGGGATTAAGTTGTAAGGTTAATACTTTGACGCTCAAGTCAGTATGAGAGTAAGATGAGTTAGTAAAGTTTGAATTTGAATTATACTTGAAAAATGATACACTTCTTCTTTAGATAGTTGAGTGATTATAACAACTTATTGATCTTTATGCTAAAGATGTGAGGATTCGTTAGATGGATCTTATATCCAAATCACATGCGCTCTAACCCAAGATAACATATTATCCAAGTGACCTTAATGAATTAGCACATTTCTAGGAGTCTCGCTTATTGGGCTGcaaatttgaaaattttaaaaaaatatcgTAAAGGGTGTGTAACATGGAAGCATGGGGTTGAAATATAAGTTTTCTTCCCAAAACGGGTAATAACAAATGAAGTTACCATAGAATGAAATGATGATCCCGCGCTTATTCGAAGACGGAAATTAAACTGCCACAGTCTCTCTCTCTCATGGACCCGATCATCCTCTCCGACGAAGATGACCCCACAACACCGTTCCCTCTCCATTCTAAGAAGCGCCGAACCGAACAACCCGACCCAAACCCTACCGTTTTCCTCATCGACGACGACCCCACTCCACAGAAGCAGCACGTTCCTTCCTCTACACCTTCTATCGTTCCCGATACATTCTCCCCTTTATTCGATTCCGAAATTGCAATCGTCAAATGCACCAGACCTTCTGATTCTGTTCCTACGAATTTATCAGGTCAATATTCATTTTCCTATTCTTTGTTATTTTCAACAAAAAACATTGCTACATATTTCGGAACCCTAATATCATCCATTCTTAGTTATTTTATCAATCAATGCATTTGAAATTGGAGTATTACTCATACTTAATATGAACATTTTCCGCTGAATGTTATTCAGGAATTAGTCAAATGATATGTTTGGAATCAGATGATGAGCTGGAAAATTCTCGAATTGGAAATTGGAATGAGAATGGAGCAAGGGGATTTTCTTCTCAGGAAGAAATTGCTGGAAATTCAACATGGACTTACCATTCAATTGGTTATGAAAGTTCTCCTGGTAAATGCTTGTTCAGTGTTAACAAGTTACACTTGTTTTTAACTGCATGAAAATgctttatttatttgtttatgttaTTGATAATTACAGACAGACATGTTTCATGTGAAGATGTTACTCAAGTTGAAAATTCGGGGGACTATCCTTCAAATCCAAGCTCCTCACAAGTGGTTAGTCCTCTGATGATTATTGTGTTGTTTTTTTTGCATGCATATATACAAAATAAGATTAGAAATAAAAAGTATCAGAGAGAAACTTAAGGTAGCACCTATTGTAGAAAAGATGATAGAGTCCCCCACCCTAGTCAGTTGTTCGGGCTATAAGTTGAGAAGACCTGTTAAAGCTCTGATTGAGAGAAGATATTAGGTTGAAAAAGGTCTAATAGTTAAAGGTAGGAGGAGAACAAACCCGTAAGAGTTATCAAGATTTAAATGATTTATGATAGGACATTATCATGTTGTTTGACCTATGTAACTAACTGTAAGTAGAATGAACTATGAACAACACTCTAATGttttcttctctctttttcatgcaaatatattattttattttctccCTTGCATGCTTCTTACGTATTGCGCCATGCATTTAAGAAACCCCTCATTATTTTATgagttgtatggttatcctaaTGAGAACAATATGAGCCTGGAGCAGGAAGAGAATCTTAATGAGAACAATATGAGCCTGGAGCAGGAAGAGAATCTTAATGAGAAAAATATGAGCATGGAGCAGGAAGAGAATCCTAATGAGATAAATATGAGCATGGAGCAGGAAGAGAATCGTAATGAGATAAATATGAGCACGGAGCAGGAAGAGAATGTTAACAATGTGAAAAGTTCCAAAGTCTCTGCAAAGAGCAGAAACAAGGCAACTGGAAAAACAAAGATGACAAAAGAAGAAAGAAGTCGTTTGATGGAAGAAAAGAAACTACTGAAGGAAGTGCGTTTCAGTGTATATTGTTTGCTGTTTATACTTGATATCATTCATGATTTTGATCAAAATAGCTTATAGTCTTTACAAATTTGTTCTTCAGCAAGAGAAGTTAAGAAAAGCAGCTATGAAGGCTGAAGCTGCAGAACTGAAAAAAATTGAGAAAGAAAAGCAAAAGTGGGAAAAAGGGAAGTTTGCGATGAAATATATTGTGGCAGAAATAGATGCAAAGGTAGTTGAATCAGGTTCAATCGGAGGTAGGTTATTGGTATCTGAATCCTCAACCACGTGATAATTTCTTTGTAGCTCCTTAATTATGTTTGTTTTCTCATGAAACTTATTTTCTATTGCTTATCTGAATTCATGAGTGTGAGATAAGTTTGGACATAATTTTTAACATGGCTGTCTTCTCACGAAACTTCTATTACCTTTTTCAGGCCATTTGCTTACTAGGTTTGCTGAAAAGGGGCTAACATATCATATTACATCAAATCCGATCCCAGGGTCCATTTTATGGTCTATGAAAGTTCCAGAAAGTATTTCACAGGTAAGAAATGCTGGTAGTTCATCTTCGAGCACCAAATTCATTAATAATTTTTTTCACTGttttattattcttttttttttttatcttttttgGTTTATTCCATATACATGTTGGTTGTTTGCTTTTGTATCTTAGATGTTCATTTACTTTTGTCGAAGTTATAAATAAATGATTTTATTTTGTACTGTTTTTAATTGGGCTAACTGCATTAGTTTACATTTTAATTCCTTTCTGCACTTATAGATTGTAATTTATGCTGATAAGTTTATAGAGCTAGCGGGGCACTCACAAACAGCTGGATTTTCTTAATTTAAGTAAACGGAGAAATTTCAACAGAATAGAGAATACCTATTTGAAACTAGAAGGAAATACAAGTAAGCAAACAAAGAAAGACGGTATGAAATATCTGCAAATTCCAGGAAATGAGAGCTCAACAATGGCTGAAAATCACTCCCAAATTCTGTTGCTCCCCTCTCTCTCTCTTTGTCTCTTCCCTCCTTCTGTTACGAACTTTATGAGCTCTTATCTTTTCACTCTTATATTTCAATATGTATCTTTTAAGAAATATTTCAGTATTGTAGGGTGAGGATTGTCCCCACTTATAAACAACTGGATTTTCTTAATTTAAGTAAATGAAGAAATTTCAACAAAATAGAGAATACCTATTAGAAACTAGAAGGAAATACAAGTAAGCAAACAAAGAAAAATGGTACGATATATCTGCAAATTCCAGGAAATGAGAGCTCAACAATGGCTGAAAATCACTCCCAAATTCTGTTGCtcccttctctctctctctctttctctcttcCCTCCTTTTGTTTCGAACTTATGAGCTCTTATCTTTTTCGCTTTTATATTTCAGTATGTATCTGTTAAGAAATATGGTTGGGCCTAACGCAACCCTAGAAAACCGGCTTGTAGGGTGAGGATTGTCCCCACTTATAAAAACATGTTCAGGtcatatattgtccgatgtgagAATCTTAACACGCACCCTCATGTCAGGACTGGACATCTGGAtcgtggaaataaatggtgggtgacCCGATAGCGGAAACATGATAGCAGGTGTCCCGCCGGATCTTAAACGagactctgataccatgttaagaaatgTCGTGGGGTCTAACTCAATCCTAAAAAACCGGTTTGTAGTGTGAGGATTGCCCTCACTTATGAAGATATGTTCAGACCATATATTGTCCGATTTGGGACTCTTAATAGTACTGCACGTGTCTCTTAATTTTTTATAGGGTACAACAACAACCTAGCCTTATTCCACTATAAGTGGTTCTTCTTTCTAGGGTAAACCATCTGAAAATGAGCAGCTCAGCGATACTGTCATTCAACTTAGCATTGGGTTTCAGACTTCAAAATAAGCATAAGTGTCTTGTATCTGGTTAGCAGTCCTATACAACAATTGTAATATTTGTGAGAACAAAACAATGAGTTTGCGTGATGGACATCGGTGTCTTGTACTTGATTTAGCACTCCTTGGAAGATATTATCAGCTTTACCCGTATATTGGACATATATTGGCTGTTTTACTTTTTTGTATCAGTACTTATATGCAAATAAATTGCAAATCAATTCTCACTGTCATATACAAACTACAGGGCTTACACCTTTTGGATATTGTTAGTATGTAGAATAGTGGTTAGTTAGAC from Lathyrus oleraceus cultivar Zhongwan6 chromosome 7, CAAS_Psat_ZW6_1.0, whole genome shotgun sequence encodes the following:
- the LOC127106090 gene encoding crossover junction endonuclease EME1B isoform X1, yielding MDPIILSDEDDPTTPFPLHSKKRRTEQPDPNPTVFLIDDDPTPQKQHVPSSTPSIVPDTFSPLFDSEIAIVKCTRPSDSVPTNLSGISQMICLESDDELENSRIGNWNENGARGFSSQEEIAGNSTWTYHSIGYESSPDRHVSCEDVTQVENSGDYPSNPSSSQVEENLNENNMSLEQEENLNEKNMSMEQEENPNEINMSMEQEENRNEINMSTEQEENVNNVKSSKVSAKSRNKATGKTKMTKEERSRLMEEKKLLKEQEKLRKAAMKAEAAELKKIEKEKQKWEKGKFAMKYIVAEIDAKVVESGSIGGHLLTRFAEKGLTYHITSNPIPGSILWSMKVPESISQLSTERIEIPYVLLVYEADKFCNLTVNDSLFDQLNSIRNHYPAYTVCYLTNRLLSYINKREQEKYKNPENNTCWRRPPVEEVLAKLTTNFAKIHSRLCVDEAELAEHVVGLTCSLASCQFRKKLTRLSVNANGSLVSKDSVDRNLIKKSTWLKALVAIPKVQPRFAIAIWKKYPTMKSLLSVYMDPTRLEHEKEFLLKDLMTEGLIGGDRRLGEVCSKRVYRILMAQKGTIRTDDVENGADFFER
- the LOC127106090 gene encoding crossover junction endonuclease EME1B isoform X2 — its product is MDPIILSDEDDPTTPFPLHSKKRRTEQPDPNPTVFLIDDDPTPQKQHVPSSTPSIVPDTFSPLFDSEIAIVKCTRPSDSVPTNLSGISQMICLESDDELENSRIGNWNENGARGFSSQEEIAGNSTWTYHSIGYESSPDRHVSCEDVTQVENSGDYPSNPSSSQVEENLNEKNMSMEQEENPNEINMSMEQEENRNEINMSTEQEENVNNVKSSKVSAKSRNKATGKTKMTKEERSRLMEEKKLLKEQEKLRKAAMKAEAAELKKIEKEKQKWEKGKFAMKYIVAEIDAKVVESGSIGGHLLTRFAEKGLTYHITSNPIPGSILWSMKVPESISQLSTERIEIPYVLLVYEADKFCNLTVNDSLFDQLNSIRNHYPAYTVCYLTNRLLSYINKREQEKYKNPENNTCWRRPPVEEVLAKLTTNFAKIHSRLCVDEAELAEHVVGLTCSLASCQFRKKLTRLSVNANGSLVSKDSVDRNLIKKSTWLKALVAIPKVQPRFAIAIWKKYPTMKSLLSVYMDPTRLEHEKEFLLKDLMTEGLIGGDRRLGEVCSKRVYRILMAQKGTIRTDDVENGADFFER